A genomic window from Silurus meridionalis isolate SWU-2019-XX chromosome 21, ASM1480568v1, whole genome shotgun sequence includes:
- the trip13 gene encoding pachytene checkpoint protein 2 homolog isoform X1 gives MNAEKMEVSQNSHQPPCEDKTEVHIEVQVKSQSTARRTEVRTHVMALLERHSLVMGSFKWTDFDDDFLTQNVQSVAIVDVEEQAPLDLKMSQLCIHIFSLNDDGPSTLNLDEEEALSAANHWLLPAAEFHGIWESLVYEEGIKTQLLDYVLTANLFSDKNIDSNLVAWNRVVLLHGPPGTGKTSLCKALAQKLSIRLSERYSYGQFVEINSHSLFSKWFSESGKLVTKMFQKIQELIDEKEALVFVLIDEVESLTAARNASQAGTEPSDAIRVVNSVLTQLDQIKRHPNVVILTTSNVTEKIDLAFVDRADIKQYIGLPSAQAIFNIYLSCLEELMKRQIIYPRQQLLNLEELHTLDYIESEVTELSLHLQRIAEKSVGLSGRTLRKIPFLAHALYAKTTVMTVERFLCAMDKAVAHQMREREKLVNSV, from the exons ATGAATGCGGAGAAAATGGAGGTCAGTCAGAATTCCCATCAGCCTCCCTGTGAGGACAAAACCGAAGTTCACATCGAAGTTCAGGTCAAATCTCAGAG CACGGCTCGACGGACTGAAGTAAGGACGCATGTTATGGCACTGCTCGAGCGACACAGCCTCGTCATGGGCTCCTTCAAGTGGACTGATTTTGACGACGACTTTCTGACTCAAAATGTTCAGTCTGTCGCCATAGTGGATGTCGAAGAACAGgca CCTCTCGATTTGAAGATGAGCCAACTGTGCATTCACATCTTCTCTCTCAACGATGACGGACCTAGCACCCTCAACCTTGATGAAGAGGAGGCGCTATCTGCAGCCAATCACTGGCTCCTGCCAGCTG cTGAGTTCCATGGGATCTGGGAGAGCCTGGTTTATGAGGAAGGAATCAAAACACAA CTCTTGGATTATGTTTTGACAGCAAATCTCTTCTCTGACAAAAACATTGACAGCAATCTGGTTGCCTGGAATCGTGTTGTGTTGCTTCACG GACCTCCGGGCACGGGGAAGACGTCTCTGTGCAAAGCGCTGGCACAGAAACTCTCCATCAGACTCTCAGAAAG ATATTCATACGGGCAATTCGTAGAAATCAACAGCCACAGTTTATTCTCGAAATGGTTTTCAGAG AGCGGAAAACTTGTCACAAAGATGTTTCAGAAGATCCAAGAGCTAATAGATGAGAAAGAAGCCCTTGTTTTTGTCCTTATTGATGAG GTGGAGAGTCTAACAGCAGCAAGAAACGCTTCTCAGGCTGGGACCGAACCTTCAGATGCAATCCGAGTGGTCAACTCTGTTCTTACACAGCTGGACCAGATTAAACG ACATCCGAACGTAGTGATCCTCACCACCTCAAACGTAACGGAGAAGATAGACCTGGCGTTTGTGGACAGAGCAGATATAAAGCAGTATATTGGCCTGCCAAGTGCCCAAGCCATCTTTAACATTtacttgtcgtgtttggaggagcTCATGAAG CGGCAAATCATTTACCCACGGCAGCAGCTGCTGAACCTTGAAGAGCTTCATACATTGGATTATATTGAGAGCGAAGTGACCGAGCTCAGTCTGCATCTGCAGAGAATTGCAGA GAAGAGCGTGGGCCTAAGTGGGCGCACTTTACGGAAAATTCCCTTTTTGGCTCATGCGCTTTACGCAAAG ACTACTGTGATGACAGTCGAGCGATTTCTTTGCGCCATGGATAAAGCTGTGGCTCATCAGATGAGGGAACGGGAGAAGCTGGTTAACAGTGTATGA
- the trip13 gene encoding pachytene checkpoint protein 2 homolog isoform X2 encodes MNAEKMEVSQNSHQPPCEDKTEVHIEVQVKSQSTARRTEVRTHVMALLERHSLVMGSFKWTDFDDDFLTQNVQSVAIVDVEEQAPLDLKMSQLCIHIFSLNDDGPSTLNLDEEEALSAANHWLLPAAEFHGIWESLVYEEGIKTQLLDYVLTANLFSDKNIDSNLVAWNRVVLLHGPPGTGKTSLCKALAQKLSIRLSERYSYGQFVEINSHSLFSKWFSESGKLVTKMFQKIQELIDEKEALVFVLIDEVESLTAARNASQAGTEPSDAIRVVNSVLTQLDQIKRLE; translated from the exons ATGAATGCGGAGAAAATGGAGGTCAGTCAGAATTCCCATCAGCCTCCCTGTGAGGACAAAACCGAAGTTCACATCGAAGTTCAGGTCAAATCTCAGAG CACGGCTCGACGGACTGAAGTAAGGACGCATGTTATGGCACTGCTCGAGCGACACAGCCTCGTCATGGGCTCCTTCAAGTGGACTGATTTTGACGACGACTTTCTGACTCAAAATGTTCAGTCTGTCGCCATAGTGGATGTCGAAGAACAGgca CCTCTCGATTTGAAGATGAGCCAACTGTGCATTCACATCTTCTCTCTCAACGATGACGGACCTAGCACCCTCAACCTTGATGAAGAGGAGGCGCTATCTGCAGCCAATCACTGGCTCCTGCCAGCTG cTGAGTTCCATGGGATCTGGGAGAGCCTGGTTTATGAGGAAGGAATCAAAACACAA CTCTTGGATTATGTTTTGACAGCAAATCTCTTCTCTGACAAAAACATTGACAGCAATCTGGTTGCCTGGAATCGTGTTGTGTTGCTTCACG GACCTCCGGGCACGGGGAAGACGTCTCTGTGCAAAGCGCTGGCACAGAAACTCTCCATCAGACTCTCAGAAAG ATATTCATACGGGCAATTCGTAGAAATCAACAGCCACAGTTTATTCTCGAAATGGTTTTCAGAG AGCGGAAAACTTGTCACAAAGATGTTTCAGAAGATCCAAGAGCTAATAGATGAGAAAGAAGCCCTTGTTTTTGTCCTTATTGATGAG GTGGAGAGTCTAACAGCAGCAAGAAACGCTTCTCAGGCTGGGACCGAACCTTCAGATGCAATCCGAGTGGTCAACTCTGTTCTTACACAGCTGGACCAGATTAAACGGTtggaataa